A part of Paenibacillus sp. sptzw28 genomic DNA contains:
- a CDS encoding carboxypeptidase M32: MTANDGNVLSNFIERIGQIKSYEEALGVLYWDLRTGAPRKGMDARSEAIGMLSGQMFKLSTAPELGEWLTELETPDTNAGLSEIYRRLVTETRKDYDRSVKIPPKLYQEYVVLTSQAESIWEEAKEKSDYASFEPYLDKIITYQNQFIDLWGPGATRYDTLLDAYEPGMTTAELDRVFGGLRGKLVPLASAIAASPHQPETGFLKQSYSKEAQKKFSLFILEQMGFDFAAGRLDESVHPFATGLNPGDVRITTRYLTHDVTSALFGTIHEGGHALYEQNIMKDLIGTTLCSGTSMGIHESQSRFWENVIGRSKPFWSRYYRDLQQHFPNQLEVPVEDFYRATNVVKPSLIRIEADELTYNLHIIIRYEIEKLIFNEGVKASELPSLWNEKYREYLGVVPENDGEGVLQDVHWSGGMFGYFPSYSLGNMYAAQITDTMERELPDLWDTVERGELLPVKSWLTDKVYQYGKLRTPSELITGITGKPLDPAYLVSYLERKYKDIYKL; the protein is encoded by the coding sequence ATGACGGCAAACGATGGAAATGTGCTATCGAATTTTATCGAGCGCATCGGTCAAATCAAAAGCTATGAGGAAGCTCTAGGCGTCCTGTACTGGGATTTGCGCACCGGAGCCCCCCGCAAAGGGATGGACGCAAGAAGCGAAGCGATCGGTATGCTTTCCGGGCAAATGTTCAAGCTGTCAACGGCTCCAGAGCTGGGCGAGTGGTTAACGGAGTTGGAGACGCCGGATACAAATGCGGGCTTAAGCGAAATATACCGCAGACTTGTAACGGAAACGCGCAAGGATTACGACCGCAGTGTGAAAATTCCACCGAAGCTGTATCAGGAATATGTAGTCCTTACTTCTCAGGCGGAATCGATCTGGGAAGAAGCCAAAGAAAAAAGCGATTATGCGTCGTTCGAGCCTTACCTCGATAAAATCATTACATATCAGAATCAGTTCATTGATCTGTGGGGGCCGGGGGCAACACGCTACGATACTCTACTGGACGCATACGAGCCCGGAATGACGACTGCGGAGCTTGATCGTGTATTTGGCGGACTTCGCGGGAAGCTGGTGCCGCTTGCTTCCGCGATCGCCGCGTCGCCGCATCAGCCGGAAACCGGGTTCCTCAAGCAATCATACTCGAAGGAAGCCCAGAAGAAGTTCAGCCTGTTCATTTTGGAGCAGATGGGCTTTGATTTCGCGGCGGGACGGCTCGATGAGAGCGTGCATCCATTCGCAACCGGACTGAACCCGGGAGATGTCCGCATCACGACACGCTATTTGACCCATGATGTGACCAGCGCGTTGTTCGGCACGATACACGAAGGCGGGCATGCGCTTTACGAGCAGAATATCATGAAAGATCTCATCGGAACGACCCTCTGCTCGGGCACTTCGATGGGGATCCATGAGTCGCAGTCCCGTTTCTGGGAAAATGTCATCGGCAGAAGCAAGCCGTTCTGGAGCCGGTATTACCGGGATCTGCAGCAGCATTTCCCGAATCAGCTGGAAGTGCCGGTGGAGGATTTCTACCGGGCGACGAATGTAGTGAAGCCATCGCTCATCCGTATCGAGGCGGATGAGTTGACATACAATCTGCACATTATTATCCGCTATGAAATCGAGAAGCTCATATTTAATGAAGGAGTGAAGGCATCCGAGCTGCCTTCACTGTGGAACGAGAAATACCGTGAGTATTTGGGTGTGGTTCCGGAGAACGACGGCGAAGGCGTACTGCAGGATGTGCATTGGTCCGGCGGCATGTTCGGGTATTTTCCCTCCTATTCGCTGGGCAACATGTATGCGGCGCAAATTACGGATACAATGGAGCGCGAACTGCCGGATCTCTGGGATACGGTGGAACGCGGAGAGCTGCTTCCGGTGAAAAGCTGGCTGACTGATAAGGTTTACCAATACGGCAAGCTGCGCACGCCTTCGGAGCTAATTACCGGTATTACCGGCAAACCGCTTGATCCCGCTTATCTTGTCTCCTATCTGGAGCGGAAGTATAAGGATATTTACAAATTGTAG
- a CDS encoding ABC transporter substrate-binding protein, whose protein sequence is MGKRKFTAILLMTAMIMAVAAGCGAESKGPVKVRIGEVTRSLFYAPEYVAAGKGFFKEEGLEIDLQTTPGGDKTMTALLTNAIDVALVGSETSIYVYQQEGGDPVINFAQVTQTDGTFLVSRKPADGFDWSQLKGSTFLGQRKGGMPQMAGEFTLKKHGIDPQKDLTLIQNVDFANIPAAFASGTGDYVQLFEPQASIFEKEGKGYVAASFGAESGHLPYTVFMAKQSYIDKNKDTVQKFTNAVYKAQQWVNDHSAEEIADVVLPYFKDAERDIVIRVIDRYKKQGSYATNPIIDADEWNNLLNVMTTAGELKTRTEHDKLVDNDFAENAMK, encoded by the coding sequence ATGGGTAAACGTAAATTTACGGCGATTTTGTTAATGACCGCCATGATTATGGCTGTTGCCGCCGGCTGCGGTGCAGAAAGCAAGGGTCCGGTGAAAGTGCGGATCGGCGAAGTGACGAGATCCCTCTTTTACGCACCGGAATATGTGGCGGCGGGGAAGGGCTTTTTCAAAGAAGAGGGACTGGAGATCGACCTGCAGACGACGCCCGGGGGAGATAAAACAATGACTGCTCTCCTTACGAACGCCATCGATGTAGCCCTTGTCGGTTCCGAAACCTCCATTTATGTGTACCAGCAGGAGGGCGGCGATCCGGTTATTAATTTCGCGCAGGTTACGCAAACGGACGGCACGTTCCTGGTATCCCGCAAGCCGGCAGACGGGTTTGACTGGAGCCAGCTGAAGGGAAGCACCTTCCTCGGGCAGCGCAAAGGCGGCATGCCGCAAATGGCGGGGGAATTTACGCTGAAGAAGCATGGAATTGATCCACAGAAGGATTTGACACTCATTCAAAATGTCGATTTCGCCAATATCCCGGCGGCGTTTGCATCGGGAACAGGCGATTACGTGCAGCTGTTCGAACCGCAAGCCTCGATTTTCGAGAAGGAAGGAAAGGGTTATGTGGCGGCATCGTTCGGAGCTGAGAGCGGCCATCTGCCTTATACCGTATTTATGGCAAAGCAGAGCTATATCGACAAAAACAAAGATACGGTGCAGAAGTTTACGAATGCCGTTTATAAAGCGCAGCAGTGGGTGAACGACCATAGCGCCGAAGAAATCGCCGATGTTGTACTGCCTTACTTCAAAGACGCCGAGCGGGATATTGTGATACGTGTAATCGATCGTTACAAGAAGCAGGGCTCGTATGCGACAAACCCGATAATCGACGCGGACGAGTGGAATAATTTGCTGAATGTGATGACGACAGCGGGCGAGTTGAAGACGAGAACGGAGCACGACAAGCTTGTCGATAACGATTTTGCCGAGAATGCAATGAAATAA